The region atgatggaggggcaggaggattaagggggggagtagtatgatgatggaggggcagaaggatgaaggggggagtagtatgatgatggaagggcaggagaatgaagaaggtagtagtatgatatggggtgcagctgcatcatatgggcacaaactaccagtatatacagttagtCAGTAGAGCTATCTCTCAGCCTGCTCTTACTATAGGGAGTCACaatagggggcattactactataaagggcacagcagggggcactattactatatgaaagggacagcagagggcatttgtacaatatggaaggcacagcagggcaccttattactatatgggggggggggtcatagaaggggatgttattactgtatggggggtcatagaagatggattgtagctggaagaaatcatcatagaGGCCGGGGTGCGATTGCCTCAGattaaagaagatgtcacctgtgattcactaattgctgttttttgtattttgtagaacatttggtaggggtgcctgAAGTGGAAAAGGTTAGTGGGAAacaaaggggggagaggggcccaggCAAACTTTtcgcacaggggccctatgcagtctgggtCCGCCCCTGATCTCCATCACAGGGACTTTACTTGTTGAGCTGTATTTCGTAACAGAACATCTGTAACTTCTGCAGTTCCCTTAAAATTCAATAAAAGGGGGAAGTTTAGCCCATTATTAGTGAATGAGCGTCCTCACATGTCTCATCTTGGTCTGTGACACGTTTTGGGTGGTAGAGAAAGGACCTCGGCTGAGCAGCTGCAGCTCTTACAAAGGGATCAATGCTTGGTCTGCAGAGAAGCATCAGGTATCTAAACTTCTTTTCTCTTATTCATCTTTTGGTGACATTGTAGTATAGAGAGGAGTCCATATCTCCTATAGAGTATAATGGAGAACATTCTCTTTTTATTGACTTTACCTATAAATGGGGTCAATTGGCCAAATATATGAGAAATGAATTCAGTCTTAATATAACATTCTATGGCTGCAACATCCCTTTAATTTATGCAGATTTGGGGAGCTACATACAAGACAGCGGAACCCACTAAAAGTCCATAAATCTACATTTCAGTGGGAAATCCGAGCTTGTGGCATGTTCCTCAATGTTGCCGTAGCATAAGTGTCAGGATGAATAATACAAGTAGGTATAATAGATGCAAAGTCTGCAGATCACATGGAAATATATTCATAATCACATTTCTGTAGGTTATTTAACAGtgaagaaagtgaaaaaaatatttccGTATTTGCaagttttgtgtttctgtttctCATGCAAATCGCTTGATTGTGGATCTTTCAGAAGGACGCTTGTGCCACCTTGTGGTGAACAGAGTAAATGCAATGGATTTTTTAAAACTTCTAAATCCAATGTACCTATGAACAGAGAAAGGTCAAGATTGATCCATTATTTTCTTGGAATCAATGACCTCCTCCCTCGCTGCTGTGTATAGATAACTCCTTTCATCCTTTTACTAATATAGAGTACTGCTATAGTCATAATGTATACAGCACTATAGACTCAACGTGACTCAGAGAACTGTTTGGACTAACTCCATCCCATCAGACTCCAATTGCTTGACATGGACAACAAGGACACTTATTTTGATTGATGAGATTTATTGAACAtctcttctctttttttccaGATTCTGACGTAACCATGTGATCGCCTCCTCCTCAAGCATGGACAACGTGACGTCAGTCCCCATCGTGAAAAATTCATCATGTACCTTCCATGAGGAGTTTAAGCAAATCCTCCTTCCGGTGGTCTACTCTGTGGTCTTGGTCTTCGGTCTACCACTTAACTTTATTGTGATCCTTCAAGTGTGTCTTGCCAGAAAGGCGCTCACCCGCACGGCCATCTACAACCTGAATCTAGCGGTGGCTGACTTCCTCTATGTGTGCTCCCTCCCTCTTCTCATATATAACTATGTCCAGCATGACTACTGGCCATTTGGAGACTTTACATGCCGTTTTGTCCGGTTCCAGTTCTACACCAATCTCCATGGAAGTATCATGTTCCTCACCTGCATGAGCTTCCAGAGATACATGGGCATCTGCCATCCCTTATCTGTCTGGCACAAAAAGAGAGGCAAAAAATTCACGTGGGTGGTTTGTGGAATAGTCTGGTTTATTGTCATTGTCCAGTGTTTGCCCACCTTCCTTTTTGCATCTACAGGAATCCAGAGGAACCGGACAGTTTGCTATGACTTGAGCCCCCCAGTCTTATCCTCTCTGTATTTTCCATATGGGATCACCTTGACTATTACCGGATTCTTGATCCCTTTCATTGCCATTTTATGTTGCTATTGTGCCATGACCAAAATCCTGTGCCAGAAGGATGACCTTGCTGATGTGGTGGCCCGGCGAAGGAAGGACAAAGCCATCCGTATGATCATCATCGTGGTCATAGTCTTTGCCATAAGCTTTTTTCCTTTCCATCTCACCAAAACCATCTATCTAGTTGTACGCTCCAAGTTCAGGGTTCCATGTTTGACGTTGCAGAATTTTGCTATTGTATATAAATGCACAAGGCCCTTCGCGAGCATGAACAGCGTCCTCGACCCCATCTTATTCTATTTTACTCAGCAAAAATTTAGGCAAAGCACCAAATTATTAGTAAAGAGGGTCACCGCCAAATGGAAGACTGAAGCAACTATTGCTCAACAATCGTAGAGAGGTCTCAGACTCTGAGATTTAGGGCAAGTTTCATGGAAGACCACCAAGACAGGATGTCCTTATTGTATACCAGTCTCTATGGAGAAGGGGAATTCggtaaacaataaataaaactgTGACCAATTTTTCAACTTGTAAAAACTTTGGACACATGACCAAGTGGGCTCAAAAGGAAATGACATAAAGTTGTGGAGACGCTCTGCTCCATGCTGCTCCAGCTATCTCACATCCTCGTTTGGGAGGGAGCAACTTTAACTCATGACATCTTAGGCCAGCAGCATTGTGGTGACATCACCGCCTACCTGACCTAAGCTCTCATAGCAGCAATGGGTCTAGTAGAAGATAGCCAGTACTAACAATGCTAATCTCAGTTTCTGGCAACTGGGACCAGGAATGAGTGAGCTGTCAAACAGGGGTTGGAAGCTACTGCCAGCTTCTGACCTCCTGCCATCCATACAGTCCAGTTGTCTCTGACTGGTCAAGCGAGGCCTGCGCTACTGCAATGTAGCATGGGTCATagtcaaggaaaaaaaaagtaataaaacatgGAGTGGTATCCTTCTAAAGCAAACAAAACGGTAATAAAAACTTATTACATATAGGCTTAATATGATATAAGATGcaaatacctctttaaataaaTCAAGTATGGTGGCAGACTAAACTCCACTCTCGTTTCTGTCTTGGAACTATAATAAAGTCTAGGCCTCTAATCCATAACTTAAGAGAAATTAagatgaacaaagaaaaaaaagggatggCCATGGGGTCAAAACTCACCCCTTACTACTGAGCAAACATTATGGTCACCAGTGTTTTCTTCTTAGGTCCCCATTTGTATCTCATCATAGCATCCAATAGCACTGTGTTACCTCTGTGTGTCCGGGACAGGCAACAACACAGAAAACACATTACATAATGCAAATGAAAATCTATAAAAATTATTAGTTTTCTTTAGGTCCGAAAGAATTTCAGAAAGATATAAGTTTCAGACTAGCATGTTTTCTTTCTCAGTGTTACAGTACAGCTCTATAGCCATAGgttgggcgccatcttggaacagCAGCTTATTTCCGCAGGGTGCTGTGTACATTGTACATACAATCATGTAAATAAAAACCTTAACAATGTGAATTGAATAACAATAGACTCCAGGTCACTGATTACAGAAGGTGAATGTTCAGTATTTGTCGCAATATCATGAATTGCAATGTGAATCCATTAAACGTGATCCATGTCTGACCTATGGCCTGGTGGAGGTCTATAGCTGAACCAAGTCCATTATCTCTCTTCTTTCCTTGTCTCTATAGCTCACATATGTAATAATTGAGTAGCCAGTATTGCAAATCTACTCCCCCACCCCCGGGACACCCAGAATCACCAGACATTTCCATTGACACCTCCTCGCCCAGTCACCATACACACAATACTGGACTCTTATCCACCAACTTTAGGGCCAAGCTCTAAATAATGAACCGTGAAGATTTCTCTACATGAAAACCAGAACGAAGTCAGTAGTATACAATGATTGAATAGGTATATGACAAATGTGGAACATGGGGCACTCATCTAGGAGCCTTTATGTTAGGCTCCAAGACAGCTTGTCTCCCCCGACTACAATGatgaatacatatatacatgcagtgaCATACTGGCTCACTGCTAGGTGAATATGCCGCACTGTATTATGTCAGGATATCAAGGGTTTGTCAGGAAAGCTTCACATCATGAGGAATCCTCTCATAGAATATGTATTGCCAGTTTTTCATTCCACAGAGTCCCTTGTAAGTAATCTGTTCTTTAGTGTATAATCTATTGTATACATTCCTAAATGTGCCCACACACATCAGACTAAAGTGAATGTGCATTCTATTGTGTGCAATATATCATGTGCATTCTATTGTGCGCATTATATCATGTGCATTGTATTTTGTGTGCTTTCCATGGTGTACATTCTATTGTGTGCATTCTATGATGTTCATTCTATCGTGTACATTCTATTGTGTGCATTCTATGGTGTTCATTCTATGGTGTGCATTTTGTGTATATTCTATTGTGTGCATTGTATGATTTACATTTTATTGTGTGCATTTTATTATGTGCATCATTATATCATGTACATTCTATTGTGTGCATTCTATGTCCATTCTATTGTGTGCATTCTATGATATACATTCTATTGTGTGCATTCTATGATGTACATTCTATTGTGTGCATTCTATTATGTGCATTCTATCATGTGCATTGTATTGTATGCATTCTATCATGTGCATTGTATTGTATGCATTCTATCATGTGCATTCTATTGTGTGCATTCTATGGTGTGCATTCTATGGTGTGCATTGTATTGTATGCATTCTATGATGTGCATTTTATTGTGTATATTCTATTGTGTGCATTGTATGATTTACATTTTATTGTGTGCATTCTATTATGTGCATCATTATATCATGTACATTCTATTGTGTGCATTCTATGATATACATTTTATTGTGTGCATTCTATGATGTACGTTCTATTGTGTGAATTCTACTCTGTGCATTCTATGATGTGCATTCTATTGTGTGCATTCTATGATGTACTGTACATTCTATTGTGTGCATTCTATGATGTACATTCTATTGTGTGCATTCTATTGTGTGCATTCTATGGTGTGCATTCTATTGTGTGCATTCTATTGTGTGCATTCTATGATGTACATTCTATTGTGTGCATTCTATGATGTACATTCTATTGTGTGCATTGTATTGTGTGCATTCTATGATGTACATTCTATTGTGTGCATTCTATTGTGTGCATTCTATGATGTACATTCTATTGTGTGCATTCTATGATGTACATTCTATTGTGTGCATTGTATTGTGTGCATTCTATTATGTGCATTCTATAAAGTACATTCAAGGGACTTTCCAGGACTTTGATTCTGATGGTATACCTTTACaacagg is a window of Dendropsophus ebraccatus isolate aDenEbr1 chromosome 5, aDenEbr1.pat, whole genome shotgun sequence DNA encoding:
- the P2RY6 gene encoding P2Y purinoceptor 6, producing the protein MDNVTSVPIVKNSSCTFHEEFKQILLPVVYSVVLVFGLPLNFIVILQVCLARKALTRTAIYNLNLAVADFLYVCSLPLLIYNYVQHDYWPFGDFTCRFVRFQFYTNLHGSIMFLTCMSFQRYMGICHPLSVWHKKRGKKFTWVVCGIVWFIVIVQCLPTFLFASTGIQRNRTVCYDLSPPVLSSLYFPYGITLTITGFLIPFIAILCCYCAMTKILCQKDDLADVVARRRKDKAIRMIIIVVIVFAISFFPFHLTKTIYLVVRSKFRVPCLTLQNFAIVYKCTRPFASMNSVLDPILFYFTQQKFRQSTKLLVKRVTAKWKTEATIAQQS